A single region of the Gemmatimonadota bacterium genome encodes:
- a CDS encoding TolC family protein, translated as MRTKTKAEGWEWTVARALAAALLLLALAATALVAQRAPSQLTLEEAIVLAKGNNPLYLSTQNDMAQANWQTREAYAAFLPTVNVNGRAAYQEAGVQRLGALEFDAPTDWAFSSYSMNFNMAITGNTIFGIANARANKRATAASVRAAEWNLETSVALQYMTALRFMDQVDVAQRQLDRARQNLRIVSTRVETGAAAGTEGRQAEVDLGRAEVGMIQALRDVRQAKLLLAERLGVALDVDVELASQFDVFEPDFEVGPLIDQALAAHPSLRAVAALESASKAAARQISTSQYLPSLFLSTSLSGFARQALNEDFVASQVDGLAASRIGNCEEKNALNSGLAGGLPGWVNQDCSQFAATDDARAAALAANRLFPFDFSSNPVTLSATVSLPIFTGFTGQRQVSQANNAAEDAEHNRRAEELRLRTAVTNTYDNLVTAYQVIQVEARNQALSEEQLQLQRRRYALGAAGLLELMDAQTTVTTSDQLYLNALYDFHYNLIALEAAVGQPLPSR; from the coding sequence GTGAGGACGAAGACGAAAGCTGAAGGGTGGGAGTGGACGGTGGCCAGGGCTCTAGCGGCGGCACTCTTGTTATTGGCGCTGGCCGCGACCGCGCTCGTGGCGCAGCGGGCGCCGAGCCAGTTGACGCTCGAGGAGGCGATCGTGCTCGCCAAGGGCAACAACCCGCTCTATCTGAGCACACAGAACGACATGGCGCAGGCCAACTGGCAGACCCGGGAGGCGTATGCCGCGTTCTTGCCCACGGTCAACGTGAATGGCAGAGCGGCGTATCAGGAGGCGGGTGTTCAGCGACTGGGAGCACTGGAGTTCGACGCTCCAACGGATTGGGCGTTCTCGAGCTACAGCATGAACTTCAACATGGCGATCACGGGGAACACGATTTTCGGGATCGCCAACGCGCGTGCGAACAAGCGCGCGACGGCGGCGAGCGTTCGCGCCGCGGAGTGGAACCTCGAAACGTCCGTGGCGTTGCAGTACATGACCGCGCTGCGCTTCATGGATCAAGTCGACGTCGCACAGCGTCAGTTGGATCGCGCACGGCAGAACCTCCGGATCGTGAGCACGCGTGTGGAGACTGGTGCCGCGGCCGGCACCGAAGGAAGGCAGGCCGAAGTGGACCTCGGTCGGGCCGAAGTCGGCATGATCCAGGCGCTGCGCGACGTGAGGCAAGCCAAGCTTCTGCTTGCGGAGCGGCTCGGCGTCGCGCTCGATGTCGACGTCGAGTTGGCGAGCCAGTTCGATGTGTTCGAGCCCGACTTCGAGGTCGGGCCGTTGATCGATCAGGCTCTCGCGGCGCACCCGTCTCTGCGAGCCGTTGCTGCGCTGGAAAGCGCGAGCAAGGCTGCCGCGCGCCAGATCTCCACGAGCCAATATCTGCCGTCGCTTTTCCTGAGCACTAGCTTGAGCGGGTTTGCGCGGCAGGCGCTGAACGAAGATTTCGTAGCCTCGCAGGTCGACGGGCTAGCGGCCTCCCGCATCGGGAACTGTGAAGAAAAAAACGCGCTCAACAGCGGGTTGGCTGGCGGGCTTCCGGGTTGGGTGAACCAAGACTGCTCACAGTTTGCGGCGACTGACGATGCTCGTGCAGCCGCGCTGGCCGCGAACAGGCTCTTCCCGTTCGACTTCAGCTCCAACCCGGTGACCCTGAGCGCGACCGTATCGCTCCCGATCTTCACAGGCTTCACCGGTCAGCGTCAGGTGTCGCAAGCGAACAATGCCGCCGAGGACGCGGAACACAACCGTCGGGCGGAGGAGCTTCGGCTGAGGACGGCGGTCACGAACACCTACGACAACCTGGTTACGGCCTACCAGGTGATACAGGTCGAAGCTCGAAACCAAGCACTCTCCGAGGAGCAGTTGCAGTTGCAGCGGCGTCGGTACGCGCTCGGTGCCGCCGGCTTGCTCGAGCTCATGGACGCGCAGACGACCGTGACTACGTCGGATCAACTGTACCTGAACGCGCTGTACGACTTCCATTACAACTTGATCGCGCTCGAAGCGGCTGTGGGTCAGCCGCTCCCTTCACGCTGA
- a CDS encoding phospholipase, producing the protein MKDARERHIEVPKTARYWVLGEDVANPDELWCVLHGYRQLAARFLSRFEGIADGSRRIVAPEALSRFYVSLEPGRHGPVSVVGGAWMTREDRENEIRDYVRYLDMLHDEVGIEGAPTTVLAFSQGVATACRWITYGRLRPRRLVLWGDYLPPDLDMEAARAAFADTEILIVRGTEDPALNETLRAQEQASLDAAGIPHRFVSYEGGHDIHLETLSELARS; encoded by the coding sequence ATGAAGGATGCACGGGAACGGCACATCGAGGTGCCCAAAACGGCACGCTACTGGGTTCTCGGCGAGGACGTCGCGAACCCTGACGAGCTGTGGTGCGTCCTGCACGGCTACCGGCAGCTCGCCGCCCGCTTCCTCAGCCGTTTCGAAGGGATCGCCGACGGCAGCCGCCGGATCGTCGCGCCCGAAGCACTTTCCCGGTTCTACGTGAGCCTGGAGCCGGGCCGGCACGGTCCGGTATCCGTGGTAGGTGGCGCCTGGATGACCCGGGAGGATCGTGAGAACGAAATCCGCGACTACGTCCGCTACTTGGACATGCTGCACGACGAAGTCGGGATCGAGGGTGCACCGACCACGGTGCTCGCGTTCTCGCAGGGAGTAGCGACCGCATGCCGCTGGATCACGTACGGTAGGCTTCGCCCCCGCCGTCTCGTGCTGTGGGGTGACTATCTACCTCCTGACCTCGATATGGAGGCGGCTCGCGCCGCCTTCGCCGACACCGAGATATTGATCGTGCGGGGCACCGAGGATCCCGCGCTCAACGAGACGCTGCGGGCACAGGAGCAGGCGAGTCTAGACGCCGCCGGGATTCCTCACCGCTTCGTATCGTACGAAGGGGGGCACGACATTCACCTCGAGACGCTGAGCGAGCTGGCGCGGTCGTAG
- a CDS encoding M55 family metallopeptidase, with amino-acid sequence MKRFVFATMAVALSGAAYPAAAQQDGLKVYISADMEGVVGVVTSDQLGPSGFEYQRFRAIMTHEVNAAIEAAREMGATEILVSDSHGNGENLLIENLPPDVQLIRSWPRPHMMMEGIDETFDAVIFIGYHSSTTNTRGVRAHTISSANLTAVRLNGVDMLEASINAAIAGDFGVPVVMISGDDAVVEEAQRVVGDMEGAVVKWSLGFHSARTLMPEASYALIAARVRTALGRLDSFRPYVIEGPIELEISFKNYMPAELMAYLPNVDRVDSHTIRFVGQDMTEISKFIEFTTSYSVSITP; translated from the coding sequence ATGAAGCGCTTCGTTTTCGCAACAATGGCGGTCGCTCTCTCTGGTGCGGCCTATCCAGCCGCCGCCCAACAGGACGGCCTCAAGGTGTACATCTCCGCCGACATGGAGGGCGTCGTCGGCGTGGTGACCAGTGATCAGCTCGGACCGTCGGGTTTCGAGTATCAGCGCTTCCGGGCGATCATGACCCATGAAGTGAACGCGGCGATCGAAGCTGCGCGTGAGATGGGCGCAACCGAGATTCTCGTCTCGGACTCACATGGGAATGGTGAGAATCTGTTGATCGAGAACCTCCCGCCGGATGTACAACTCATACGGTCGTGGCCGCGGCCTCACATGATGATGGAGGGCATCGACGAGACGTTCGACGCGGTGATCTTCATCGGATACCACTCGAGCACCACCAATACTCGGGGGGTGCGCGCACACACGATATCCAGTGCCAATCTCACCGCCGTGCGGCTCAACGGCGTCGACATGCTCGAGGCGAGCATCAACGCCGCGATAGCCGGAGACTTCGGAGTACCGGTGGTCATGATCTCGGGCGACGACGCCGTGGTGGAAGAGGCACAGCGTGTCGTTGGAGACATGGAAGGAGCCGTGGTGAAGTGGTCTCTCGGCTTCCACAGCGCCCGAACGCTGATGCCGGAGGCGTCGTATGCGCTGATCGCCGCAAGAGTAAGGACCGCTCTCGGTCGTCTCGACAGTTTCCGCCCCTATGTCATAGAGGGGCCCATCGAGTTGGAGATCTCCTTCAAGAACTACATGCCAGCCGAACTGATGGCGTACCTGCCAAACGTGGATCGCGTCGACAGCCACACGATTCGATTCGTGGGCCAGGACATGACGGAGATCAGCAAGTTCATCGAATTCACGACGAGTTACTCGGTAAGCATCACGCCCTAG
- the murB gene encoding UDP-N-acetylmuramate dehydrogenase produces the protein MTLTTDSKRALTKALGADRIERDVALGPMTTFRIGGPADLLYRARTVDELALAIQTARRLDVPHFLLGRGANILVGDGGFRGLIIRSEVGGIDFLDDARVRTGAGVETFPDLIDATVARGLGGLHHYVGIPSTVGGALWQNLHFLSPAPERERTVFIEEILESADLLTEEGERKTVDVEYFEFGYDQSILHHRDDVVLSATFRLRPQDTDELRRVMRENLAWRDERHPDLWLYPCAGSVFQKIDGIGAGRLVDECGLKGHVHGGAGIFHKHGNIVVNFGGATAREVRYLIDLAQETVARETGHELVPEIEFVGEF, from the coding sequence ATGACGCTCACGACCGACTCGAAACGAGCCCTCACGAAAGCGCTCGGCGCGGACCGAATCGAGCGTGATGTGGCGCTCGGCCCGATGACCACGTTCCGAATCGGCGGACCCGCAGATTTGCTGTACCGCGCGCGCACCGTCGATGAGCTGGCGCTCGCCATTCAGACCGCCCGGCGGCTGGACGTCCCACACTTCCTACTCGGTCGCGGGGCGAACATTCTCGTGGGCGACGGTGGCTTTCGCGGACTGATCATTCGCTCGGAAGTCGGCGGCATCGACTTCCTCGACGACGCGCGCGTGCGCACGGGGGCCGGTGTTGAGACCTTTCCCGATCTGATCGACGCGACCGTCGCTCGAGGGCTCGGCGGGCTTCACCACTACGTCGGGATCCCCAGCACGGTGGGGGGCGCGCTCTGGCAGAATCTGCACTTCCTCTCTCCCGCTCCGGAGCGGGAGCGAACGGTCTTCATCGAGGAGATTCTCGAGTCTGCGGACCTGCTGACCGAAGAAGGCGAACGCAAGACCGTCGACGTCGAGTATTTCGAGTTCGGATACGACCAAAGCATCCTGCATCACCGCGACGACGTCGTGCTCTCGGCGACCTTTCGACTCCGTCCCCAGGACACGGACGAGCTTCGGCGGGTCATGCGCGAGAACCTCGCGTGGCGGGACGAACGCCACCCCGATCTTTGGCTCTACCCGTGTGCTGGTTCGGTCTTCCAGAAGATCGACGGCATAGGCGCAGGTCGGCTCGTCGACGAGTGCGGACTGAAGGGGCACGTGCACGGTGGCGCAGGCATCTTCCACAAGCACGGCAACATCGTGGTCAACTTTGGCGGGGCAACGGCCCGAGAGGTGCGCTACCTCATCGACCTGGCGCAGGAGACGGTAGCGCGAGAGACGGGACACGAGTTGGTCCCCGAGATCGAGTTCGTAGGGGAATTCTGA
- a CDS encoding MATE family efflux transporter, which translates to MRDLARLALPVAAVQVGMMAMGAVDTVMVGRVTPTDLAAVAIGNLYFFGVAVFGMGVLFALDPVISQAVGAQDANAVARGVQRGGLLALILTALASVLLLPAGPILGALRQPPDVVPVAAAYAWASILGVYPFYGFVVLRQSLQAMGRIRPLLWTVAAANVVNVVFNWILIYGNLGAPELGAVGSGWATSLSRWFMMLMLILVAWPLLRPSLRPFRPEAMALKPLARLLRVGAPIGAQQSLEFGVFGAAGLLIGLMGTIPVASHQVALQLAALTFMVPVGVAQATSVLVGQAVGRADPPGARRAAGAGLLVGAGFMSVTAALFLLFPEPLAAIFSVDRPVIATAATLLPIAGVFQIFDGLQVVAAGALRGVADTRVPMILNFVGFWLVGLPICVVLGLWLDWGPAGVWWGLAIGIGIVAILLLHRIRIRFGRALRRVVIDDTDAEPVSSA; encoded by the coding sequence TTGCGTGACCTTGCCCGGCTAGCGCTTCCGGTCGCGGCGGTCCAGGTCGGTATGATGGCGATGGGAGCGGTCGACACGGTCATGGTCGGGCGCGTCACGCCCACGGACCTCGCAGCGGTTGCCATAGGCAATCTGTACTTCTTCGGCGTAGCGGTCTTCGGCATGGGCGTGCTGTTCGCTCTCGATCCGGTGATCTCCCAGGCGGTTGGGGCGCAAGACGCCAACGCGGTGGCGCGCGGTGTGCAGCGGGGCGGCTTGCTCGCACTCATACTGACCGCGCTGGCATCTGTACTGTTGCTGCCTGCCGGACCGATCCTGGGCGCGCTGCGGCAGCCGCCGGACGTGGTACCCGTCGCGGCTGCATACGCATGGGCTTCGATTCTCGGAGTCTACCCGTTCTACGGATTCGTCGTGCTGCGACAGAGCCTACAGGCGATGGGAAGAATTCGTCCCCTCCTCTGGACGGTGGCCGCCGCCAACGTCGTGAATGTCGTCTTCAACTGGATCCTCATCTACGGAAATCTGGGCGCGCCAGAGCTTGGCGCGGTTGGCTCCGGATGGGCGACGAGCCTCTCCCGTTGGTTCATGATGCTCATGCTCATTCTGGTCGCCTGGCCGCTGCTCAGGCCTTCGCTACGGCCGTTCCGCCCCGAAGCGATGGCGCTCAAGCCGCTGGCGCGGTTACTGCGCGTGGGTGCCCCCATCGGCGCACAACAGTCACTCGAGTTTGGCGTGTTCGGGGCTGCCGGATTACTCATTGGGCTCATGGGAACGATCCCAGTGGCGAGCCACCAGGTCGCGCTCCAGCTTGCCGCATTGACCTTCATGGTCCCAGTCGGGGTTGCGCAAGCCACGAGCGTCCTCGTGGGGCAGGCGGTCGGGCGAGCCGATCCGCCGGGTGCGCGACGCGCCGCAGGGGCGGGCCTCTTGGTCGGTGCCGGGTTCATGAGCGTGACCGCTGCGCTCTTCTTGCTCTTTCCGGAGCCGCTCGCGGCGATCTTCAGTGTCGATCGGCCGGTCATCGCGACCGCCGCGACGCTTCTTCCCATCGCCGGTGTTTTCCAGATCTTCGACGGGCTGCAGGTTGTGGCCGCGGGCGCGCTGCGCGGTGTCGCTGATACTCGCGTGCCCATGATCCTGAACTTCGTGGGGTTCTGGCTCGTCGGCCTGCCGATCTGCGTCGTGCTCGGGCTTTGGCTCGACTGGGGGCCGGCCGGCGTATGGTGGGGACTCGCGATCGGCATCGGGATCGTCGCGATCCTATTGCTGCACCGGATTCGCATCAGATTCGGCAGGGCCCTGAGACGAGTCGTGATCGATGACACAGACGCGGAACCAGTGAGTAGCGCATGA
- a CDS encoding D-aminoacylase — protein MDGGRDRVRQLWEVSSDGGTVWSTSFDGTYIRLETSADWDLLIQGGTVMNGSGRPGFRADVAIVDDRIVRVSPTPLDPERASRTIDATGLVVAPGFVDLHAHLDPLLRLPGAESHVRQGVTTALGGPDGGGPWPFAEHLELVAAVGVGMNVGFMVGHNTVRRAVMGLENRAPTASELERMKEMVAQAMDEGAWAISTGLKYLPGAFSELDEVVALSEVAGRLGGFYTSHLREEGLGLLEGVGEALEIGKRASIPIVLTHHKVVGQPTWGASVKTLAMVDSARAAGTDAMIDQYPYTASYTGITILIPAWAMAGGTGDLLQRMEDPALADSILAGIAFNIVNDRGGNDLNRVQFAIVAWDRSLEGKTLHDWAMREGLESTPETGARLVIEAVRRGGASAIFHAMSEEDVERIMAHPFTMIASDGRLTQPGEGHPHPRWYGTFPRVLGLYARDKGVLSLEQAVRKMSTMPAERMGLRERGQLREGWFADVVIFDPATVSDQATFEDPHQYPVGIDWVLVNGAIAVENGQYRNIRPGRVLRRGRN, from the coding sequence ATGGACGGAGGCCGAGACCGGGTGCGGCAGCTCTGGGAAGTGTCCAGCGATGGCGGAACAGTGTGGAGCACTTCGTTTGACGGGACCTATATCCGCCTCGAGACGAGCGCGGACTGGGATCTGCTCATCCAGGGCGGCACGGTGATGAACGGCAGCGGGCGACCGGGTTTTCGAGCCGACGTCGCGATCGTGGACGACAGGATCGTGAGAGTGTCGCCCACGCCCCTCGATCCCGAGAGGGCGAGCCGCACGATCGACGCTACCGGGCTGGTCGTCGCCCCCGGCTTCGTCGACCTGCACGCGCACCTCGACCCGCTACTGCGGCTGCCCGGCGCTGAGAGCCACGTGAGGCAGGGCGTGACGACCGCGCTGGGCGGCCCCGACGGTGGGGGCCCCTGGCCCTTCGCGGAGCACCTGGAGCTGGTCGCCGCTGTGGGCGTCGGCATGAACGTCGGCTTCATGGTCGGACACAACACGGTGCGGCGCGCGGTCATGGGTCTGGAGAACCGAGCCCCCACCGCGAGCGAGCTCGAGCGCATGAAGGAGATGGTTGCGCAGGCAATGGACGAGGGCGCCTGGGCGATCTCCACGGGGCTCAAGTACCTGCCGGGCGCGTTCTCCGAACTGGACGAGGTGGTCGCACTCTCGGAAGTCGCCGGCCGACTGGGTGGCTTCTATACGTCGCACCTCCGGGAGGAGGGGCTCGGCTTGCTCGAAGGTGTGGGAGAGGCGCTGGAGATAGGGAAGCGTGCGAGCATCCCCATCGTGCTGACCCACCACAAGGTCGTCGGCCAACCGACGTGGGGCGCCTCGGTGAAGACGCTCGCGATGGTCGATTCCGCGCGTGCGGCCGGCACCGACGCGATGATCGACCAGTACCCGTACACGGCCAGCTATACTGGCATCACGATCCTGATTCCGGCATGGGCGATGGCCGGCGGGACCGGTGACCTGTTACAGCGGATGGAGGACCCGGCGCTCGCCGACAGCATCCTCGCTGGCATCGCGTTCAACATCGTCAACGATCGGGGCGGCAACGACCTCAACCGGGTCCAGTTTGCGATCGTGGCGTGGGATCGCTCGCTCGAAGGTAAGACTCTGCACGATTGGGCGATGCGGGAGGGGCTCGAATCGACGCCCGAGACCGGGGCCCGGCTGGTGATCGAGGCCGTACGGCGAGGCGGAGCCAGCGCGATCTTCCACGCCATGAGCGAGGAAGACGTTGAGCGCATCATGGCGCACCCGTTCACGATGATCGCGTCGGACGGGCGTCTGACGCAGCCAGGCGAGGGACATCCCCACCCCCGCTGGTACGGCACCTTCCCGCGTGTGCTCGGGCTCTACGCGAGGGACAAGGGCGTGCTCTCACTCGAGCAAGCCGTGCGCAAGATGAGCACGATGCCCGCGGAAAGGATGGGGCTACGCGAGCGCGGCCAGCTCCGAGAAGGGTGGTTCGCCGATGTTGTGATCTTCGACCCCGCGACCGTCTCGGATCAAGCGACCTTCGAGGATCCGCACCAATATCCCGTGGGCATCGACTGGGTGTTGGTGAATGGCGCAATCGCCGTCGAGAACGGACAGTACCGCAACATCCGTCCGGGTCGGGTGCTGAGGCGGGGGCGGAACTAG